A single bacterium HR11 DNA region contains:
- the arcC1 gene encoding Carbamate kinase 1 → MGRKPLAVVAFGGNALHPPDERGTQREQLRNAHRAARRLMVLLRAGYRLLVVHGNGPQVGSILIQMEEASTKVPPFSLDVAVAMSQGSMGYMIGLALQNGMARLGRPPRVACLLTEVVVDENDPAFVQPTKPIGPFFTAYRASLLARKKRWMIVEDAGRGYRRVVASPRPREVLNLDAIRTLLERDYVVIAAGGGGIPVIRTERGLLRGVEAVIDKDYTSGLLASRLQADLFVILTGVPRVALYYNTPRQRWLDQMSVAEAERYMQAGHFPAGSMGPKIEAAVEYLRGGGSSVLITSIEELPRALRGESGTRIVP, encoded by the coding sequence ATGGGCAGGAAGCCCTTGGCCGTCGTCGCCTTTGGGGGAAATGCCTTGCATCCGCCCGACGAACGGGGCACCCAGCGGGAGCAACTCCGCAACGCCCACCGGGCCGCCCGCCGTCTGATGGTCCTCCTGCGGGCCGGCTACCGGCTCCTGGTCGTCCACGGCAACGGCCCCCAGGTCGGGAGCATCCTCATCCAGATGGAGGAGGCCAGCACGAAGGTCCCGCCCTTTTCCCTGGACGTGGCCGTCGCCATGTCGCAGGGGAGCATGGGCTACATGATCGGCCTGGCCCTCCAGAACGGGATGGCCCGCCTCGGCCGACCCCCGCGGGTCGCCTGCCTCCTGACGGAGGTCGTCGTCGACGAAAACGACCCGGCCTTCGTCCAACCGACGAAGCCCATCGGCCCCTTCTTCACGGCCTACCGGGCGTCCCTCCTGGCCCGCAAAAAGCGGTGGATGATCGTCGAGGACGCCGGTCGCGGCTATCGGCGGGTCGTCGCCTCGCCCCGGCCCCGGGAGGTCCTGAACCTGGACGCCATCCGGACGCTCCTGGAACGGGACTACGTCGTGATCGCCGCCGGTGGTGGGGGCATCCCCGTCATCCGGACGGAGCGGGGCCTCTTGCGCGGGGTCGAGGCCGTCATCGATAAGGATTACACCAGCGGCCTCCTGGCCTCCCGTCTTCAGGCCGACTTATTCGTCATCCTGACGGGCGTGCCCCGGGTCGCCCTGTACTACAACACGCCGCGCCAGCGGTGGCTCGACCAAATGTCCGTCGCCGAGGCCGAACGCTACATGCAGGCGGGTCACTTCCCGGCCGGGTCGATGGGCCCCAAGATCGAGGCGGCCGTCGAGTATCTCCGGGGCGGGGGTTCATCGGTCCTGATCACGTCCATCGAGGAGCTCCCCCGAGCCCTGCGGGGGGAGAGCGGGACCCGGATCGTCCCGTAA
- the hspA_1 gene encoding Spore protein SP21 translates to MALVRWSPFRELRRWDPFREMERLTERMERLFEEFFPTVRREEEREYLWAPAVDVYENDKAYVVEVDLPGLKKEDVKVTLQNNVLTIQGERRLAREEKGVDYHRQERFYGKFLRSFTLPDTVDADKVSAEFKDGVLRLTLPKREPSAGRVIEVK, encoded by the coding sequence ATGGCCCTGGTCAGGTGGTCGCCCTTCCGTGAGCTCCGTCGGTGGGACCCCTTCCGGGAGATGGAGCGCCTGACGGAGCGGATGGAGCGTCTCTTCGAGGAGTTCTTCCCGACCGTGCGCCGGGAGGAGGAGCGGGAGTACCTGTGGGCGCCGGCCGTGGACGTCTATGAGAACGACAAGGCCTACGTCGTCGAGGTCGACCTCCCGGGTTTGAAGAAAGAAGACGTCAAGGTCACGCTCCAGAACAACGTCCTGACGATTCAGGGCGAGCGGCGGCTGGCTCGAGAGGAGAAGGGGGTCGACTATCACCGGCAGGAGCGGTTCTACGGGAAGTTCCTGCGGAGCTTTACCCTGCCCGACACGGTCGACGCCGATAAGGTCTCGGCCGAGTTCAAGGACGGCGTCCTGCGGCTGACGCTCCCCAAGCGGGAGCCCAGCGCCGGTCGGGTCATCGAGGTCAAGTAA
- the surA gene encoding Chaperone SurA: MRGFWKSVGSLSIGLALGIGLGGASPGVTDVVEAVIAQVNEDFIYLSDLRHEEELLLRQVQAQVLPEKQAEVFREYQAKLLDSLIERQLFLQKAKEMGLNPEPQVQAALERIKKENNLSSDEELRAALERENIRFEDFVDTIRVQVLQRMVLLSYIQPRLVITDQDLRDYYQRHADEFRTPEQWQFYQLQVPKDSTLREAIEQEVLSMSPSPELQAKVASMEGVQFAAVGPIAPEQVRSEIRQALSQATLQTWVGPLDLNDRWVWLWFDRREGGTQLSFETVRDQVYERVAQERADQARDRYIEELKKNSFIRIYCSNLPEPYRSLYEKNPNCMHG; the protein is encoded by the coding sequence GTGCGAGGGTTCTGGAAATCGGTTGGGTCGCTCTCGATCGGGCTCGCCCTGGGCATCGGACTCGGGGGGGCGTCCCCCGGGGTCACCGACGTCGTCGAGGCCGTCATCGCGCAAGTCAATGAGGACTTCATCTACTTAAGCGACCTCCGTCATGAGGAGGAACTTCTCCTCCGACAGGTCCAGGCGCAGGTCCTCCCCGAGAAGCAGGCCGAGGTCTTTCGGGAGTACCAAGCCAAGCTCTTGGACAGCCTGATCGAGCGACAGCTGTTCCTCCAAAAGGCCAAGGAAATGGGCTTAAATCCGGAACCCCAGGTCCAGGCGGCCCTGGAACGGATCAAGAAGGAGAACAACCTTTCATCCGATGAGGAGTTACGGGCGGCCTTGGAGCGGGAGAACATCCGTTTTGAGGACTTCGTCGACACGATTCGGGTCCAGGTCCTTCAACGGATGGTCCTCTTGTCGTATATCCAGCCCCGGCTGGTCATCACGGACCAGGACCTGCGGGACTACTATCAACGCCATGCCGACGAGTTTCGGACCCCCGAGCAGTGGCAGTTCTATCAGCTCCAAGTGCCGAAGGACTCGACCCTCCGGGAGGCCATCGAGCAGGAGGTCTTGTCGATGAGCCCCTCCCCCGAGCTTCAAGCCAAGGTCGCCTCGATGGAGGGTGTCCAGTTTGCCGCCGTCGGCCCCATCGCTCCGGAACAGGTCCGGTCGGAGATTCGCCAGGCCCTGTCCCAAGCAACCCTGCAGACGTGGGTCGGGCCCCTGGACCTGAACGATCGATGGGTTTGGCTCTGGTTCGACCGTCGGGAAGGCGGCACTCAGTTGTCCTTCGAGACGGTCCGGGACCAGGTCTATGAACGGGTCGCCCAGGAGCGGGCTGACCAAGCGCGGGACCGCTACATCGAGGAACTGAAGAAAAACAGCTTCATTCGTATTTACTGCTCCAACTTGCCAGAACCCTACCGATCCCTCTACGAAAAGAACCCAAATTGCATGCACGGATGA
- the hspA_2 gene encoding Spore protein SP21: protein MSLVRWSPWTWDPIRDMERVLQSVFPELRTFLDETAFAPAIDMYERADALVVEADLPGLTKEDLQVRVENGVLYIAGERKAPEGVAQSRYHCQERWSGKFYRSITLPDFVDAHQATAEFQNGVLRVTFPKKPEARPIEVKVQ from the coding sequence ATGAGCCTCGTCCGATGGTCGCCCTGGACGTGGGACCCCATCCGGGACATGGAGCGGGTCCTCCAGTCGGTCTTCCCTGAACTCCGGACCTTCCTCGATGAGACGGCCTTCGCACCGGCCATCGACATGTATGAACGGGCCGACGCCCTGGTCGTCGAGGCCGACCTGCCGGGCCTGACCAAGGAGGACCTGCAGGTCCGGGTCGAAAACGGCGTCCTCTACATCGCTGGCGAGCGGAAGGCGCCCGAGGGCGTCGCCCAAAGCCGGTACCACTGCCAGGAGCGCTGGAGTGGCAAGTTCTATCGTTCCATCACTCTGCCGGACTTCGTCGACGCCCATCAGGCGACGGCGGAGTTCCAGAACGGCGTCTTGCGGGTCACGTTCCCCAAGAAGCCGGAGGCGCGGCCCATCGAGGTGAAGGTCCAGTAA
- the davT gene encoding 5-aminovalerate aminotransferase DavT: MTLHPIVERAQRHLTPALVIDWPLAVARAEGPYVYDPDGKAYLDFASGTAVANIGHRPPRVLEALRRQMDRLIHAGCTYYFEALAELGEKLAQVMPGDIDTFFFSNSGAEAVEGAIKLAKYVTGRPAVIAFEGAFHGRTLACISLTTSAVKFRRRYAPLLPEVYHVPFPNPYRFEGTPDECVQATMDALYRLFETRVPPEAVAAILVEPIQGEGGYVVPPLSFLQALRKVCDDHGILLVLDEVQTGFGRTLRWFACEHAGVVPDVMAVAKGIASGLPLSAVCAPRRIMEQWSPGAHGTTFGGSPLSCAAAIATIDTIREDRLLEKGQALQPGMMEGLRRLQDKYECLGDVRGLGYMVGLEFVRDRRSKRPWGELVRRVLENALADGLLLITCGRYGNVIRWIPPLIVEQEHLDRAIRILDRAIERALREVGGP, from the coding sequence ATGACCCTCCATCCTATCGTCGAACGCGCTCAGCGCCACCTGACGCCGGCCCTCGTCATCGACTGGCCCTTGGCCGTCGCCCGGGCGGAAGGTCCCTACGTCTATGACCCGGACGGAAAGGCATACCTGGACTTCGCCTCCGGGACGGCCGTCGCCAACATCGGCCACCGTCCGCCCCGCGTCTTAGAGGCCCTCCGGCGGCAGATGGACCGTCTCATCCATGCCGGCTGTACCTACTACTTTGAAGCCCTCGCCGAGCTGGGCGAAAAGCTGGCCCAGGTCATGCCCGGCGACATCGACACCTTCTTCTTCAGCAACTCGGGGGCCGAGGCCGTCGAGGGGGCCATCAAGCTGGCCAAGTACGTGACGGGCCGGCCGGCGGTCATCGCCTTCGAGGGGGCCTTCCACGGCCGCACGCTGGCCTGCATTTCCCTGACGACGTCGGCCGTCAAGTTCCGACGGCGCTATGCGCCGCTCCTGCCCGAGGTCTACCACGTACCCTTCCCGAATCCCTATCGATTCGAAGGCACGCCGGACGAATGCGTACAGGCGACGATGGACGCCCTGTACCGGCTGTTCGAGACCCGGGTCCCGCCGGAGGCGGTGGCGGCTATCCTCGTCGAGCCGATTCAGGGCGAGGGCGGCTACGTCGTCCCGCCCCTGTCGTTTCTACAGGCCCTTCGGAAGGTCTGCGATGACCACGGAATCCTGCTTGTCCTCGACGAGGTCCAGACGGGCTTTGGGCGTACGCTTCGGTGGTTTGCCTGTGAACATGCCGGGGTCGTCCCCGACGTCATGGCCGTCGCGAAGGGGATCGCCTCGGGGCTTCCCCTGAGCGCCGTGTGTGCGCCCCGTCGGATCATGGAGCAGTGGAGTCCCGGGGCCCACGGGACGACCTTCGGGGGCTCACCCCTTTCGTGTGCGGCGGCCATCGCGACCATCGACACGATTCGGGAAGACCGGCTCCTGGAGAAGGGGCAGGCCCTCCAGCCCGGGATGATGGAGGGTCTCCGCCGGCTTCAGGACAAGTACGAGTGCCTGGGGGACGTCCGGGGCCTCGGCTACATGGTCGGCCTCGAGTTTGTCCGGGACCGTCGGTCCAAACGACCCTGGGGGGAGCTCGTCCGGCGGGTCCTGGAGAACGCCCTGGCCGACGGCCTGCTCTTGATCACGTGCGGTCGGTACGGGAACGTCATCCGATGGATCCCGCCCCTCATCGTCGAGCAGGAGCATCTCGACCGGGCGATCCGCATCCTCGACCGGGCCATCGAGCGGGCGCTTCGGGAAGTAGGAGGGCCGTAA
- the aroB gene encoding 3-dehydroquinate synthase, producing MQDTLELHVHRHLVSRIVVGRDAWDRFLRRLTAEPTPTAVVTHPSIVETFSDLAATVRHQPGVHLLTWPEGETAKSWDSLRDLLHEMFRLGLRRDARLVAWGGGVLGDLVGLAAALYMRGIALWHVPTTLTAQTDSAIGGKTAVDTPFGKNLVGAFYPAEFVWADPRFLTTLPEAAFRDGMGEVIKYAFLIGEPFLSWLEAHSPDLRRRDPDALETMVRTCAAYKVQVVQADEQDRGVRQWLNLGHTVGHALEAMVDYRGLTHGEAVLWGLVVEGRIARRRTGLAAAHLDRLHRLIDAWGGLRPLPVWDEARFWQALELDKKQRHGTTGFRIPLLVEPGRVEVVEDVSPDLLRQALAEVGLGPMAPQYSASTMSRRRPGKRSSQARRSARS from the coding sequence ATGCAGGACACCCTGGAGCTTCACGTCCACCGACACCTCGTGTCCCGCATCGTCGTCGGCCGGGACGCCTGGGACCGGTTCCTCCGGCGTCTGACGGCCGAGCCGACGCCGACGGCCGTCGTCACCCACCCTTCTATCGTCGAGACCTTCTCGGACCTGGCCGCCACGGTCCGCCACCAGCCCGGCGTCCACCTCCTGACGTGGCCCGAGGGCGAGACGGCCAAGTCGTGGGATAGCCTCCGGGACCTCCTCCATGAGATGTTCCGTCTCGGTCTCCGGCGAGACGCTCGCCTCGTCGCCTGGGGCGGGGGCGTCCTGGGGGACCTCGTCGGCCTGGCGGCGGCCCTCTACATGCGAGGCATCGCCCTCTGGCACGTGCCGACGACCCTGACGGCCCAGACCGACAGCGCCATCGGGGGGAAGACGGCCGTCGACACGCCCTTTGGAAAAAATCTCGTCGGCGCCTTCTATCCGGCCGAGTTCGTCTGGGCCGATCCCCGATTCCTGACGACCCTGCCGGAAGCCGCCTTTCGAGACGGGATGGGCGAGGTCATCAAGTACGCCTTCCTGATCGGAGAGCCCTTCCTGAGCTGGCTGGAGGCGCACTCGCCCGACCTCCGCCGCCGGGACCCGGACGCCCTCGAGACGATGGTCCGGACCTGCGCCGCCTATAAGGTCCAGGTCGTCCAAGCCGACGAGCAGGACCGGGGCGTGCGGCAGTGGCTCAACCTGGGCCACACCGTCGGCCATGCCCTGGAGGCTATGGTAGATTACCGGGGATTGACGCACGGGGAGGCCGTCCTGTGGGGCCTCGTCGTCGAGGGACGCATCGCCCGCCGACGGACGGGCCTCGCGGCGGCTCACCTGGACCGCCTGCACCGGCTGATCGACGCCTGGGGTGGGCTTCGACCCCTACCGGTCTGGGACGAGGCCCGCTTCTGGCAGGCTTTAGAGCTGGACAAGAAGCAACGCCACGGGACGACCGGCTTCCGGATCCCCCTCCTCGTCGAGCCGGGCCGGGTCGAGGTCGTCGAGGACGTCTCGCCGGACCTTCTCCGACAGGCCCTGGCCGAGGTCGGCCTCGGCCCCATGGCTCCTCAATACAGCGCCTCGACGATGTCCCGGCGGAGGCCCGGAAAGCGGTCGAGCCAGGCCCGCCGGTCGGCCCGAAGCTGA
- the prs gene encoding Ribose-phosphate pyrophosphokinase — MPSPGVEKFKIFSGTANPALASRIAEHLGMPLGAVEIRRFADGEIYVQVQENVRGADVFVIQPTCPPVNENLMELLLMIDAFKRASAWRITAVMPYYGYARQDRKDKPRVPISSKLVADMLQAAGVSRLLFMDLHADQIVGFFDVPVDHLYAAPVFLSYIRSNLDTSRLVMVSPDAGGVARTRALAKRAGCQIAIMDKRRERPDEAEVLRVVGDVRGMDALIVDDIVDTGWTLLKAVRTLLENGARRVLACCTHAILSGSAVERIEESPLERLIVTDTVPLTPEKARCSKIEVLSVAWLFAEAIRNIHEETSVSVLFE, encoded by the coding sequence ATGCCGTCGCCCGGCGTCGAGAAGTTCAAGATCTTTTCCGGTACGGCCAATCCGGCCCTGGCCAGCCGGATTGCGGAACATCTCGGCATGCCCCTGGGCGCCGTCGAGATCCGTCGCTTTGCCGACGGGGAGATCTACGTGCAGGTCCAAGAGAACGTCCGGGGCGCCGACGTCTTCGTCATCCAGCCGACGTGCCCGCCGGTCAACGAAAACCTCATGGAGCTCCTCCTGATGATCGACGCCTTCAAGCGGGCCTCGGCCTGGCGGATCACGGCCGTCATGCCCTACTACGGCTACGCCCGGCAGGACCGGAAGGACAAGCCCCGCGTGCCCATCTCCTCGAAGCTCGTCGCCGACATGCTTCAGGCGGCCGGCGTCAGCCGCCTCCTGTTTATGGACCTCCACGCCGACCAGATCGTCGGCTTCTTCGACGTCCCGGTCGACCACCTGTATGCGGCGCCCGTGTTCCTGAGCTACATCCGGTCCAACCTGGACACGAGCCGTCTCGTCATGGTCTCGCCCGACGCCGGGGGCGTCGCCCGCACGCGCGCCCTGGCCAAGCGGGCCGGTTGCCAGATCGCCATCATGGACAAGCGCCGGGAGCGGCCCGACGAAGCGGAGGTCCTGCGGGTCGTCGGCGACGTGCGCGGGATGGACGCCCTCATCGTGGACGACATCGTCGATACGGGGTGGACCCTCCTGAAGGCCGTCCGGACCCTCCTGGAAAACGGTGCCCGCCGGGTCCTGGCCTGCTGCACCCACGCCATCCTGAGCGGTTCCGCCGTCGAACGGATCGAAGAGTCGCCCCTGGAGCGTCTGATCGTCACCGACACCGTGCCCCTGACGCCCGAAAAGGCCCGGTGCTCGAAGATCGAGGTCCTCTCCGTGGCCTGGCTGTTTGCCGAGGCGATCCGAAACATCCACGAGGAGACCTCCGTCAGCGTCCTGTTTGAGTAA
- the glnG gene encoding Nitrogen regulation protein NR(I) encodes MKPHVVIVDDEVGIREVIRMTLVREGYQVWVFSTGTEAVEFLKQNIVDLFIIDIRLPDMDGITLLRAIRENDPYLPVIVITAYASLDTALEALRMHARDYLIKPFDLNELVLRVRRCLEEYQLWRENWFLRQQVRQLQMPSELVFESPAMKSVLDLVQRIAMTPHTVLITGESGVGKEVIARLIHETSHRAGPFVSINCAAVPATLLETELFGHVKGAFTGAVTHKKGLFEVANGGTLLLDEVGELPMEVQPKLLRAIEHRTIRPIGATHEVEVDVRLIAATNQDLQARVQSGQFREDLFYRLHVFHVRVPPLRERREDILPLAEMFLRKHSRLVQHPIRRLAPETQRVFLEYPWPGNVRELENTIVRAVLMEAHDELHPHALPSEILQKAVGIAVPVGPPDTLPEGLDLDAYVEQVRRRFIEQALRKTRGSRKRAAELLRIPVRSLKYYMRKYGLSARQFRT; translated from the coding sequence ATGAAACCCCACGTCGTGATCGTCGATGACGAGGTCGGCATCCGGGAAGTCATCCGCATGACCCTCGTGCGGGAGGGCTATCAGGTCTGGGTCTTCAGCACGGGGACGGAAGCCGTCGAGTTCCTCAAGCAGAACATCGTCGACCTCTTCATCATCGACATCCGCCTCCCCGACATGGACGGCATCACCCTCCTGCGGGCGATTCGGGAGAACGACCCCTATCTGCCCGTCATCGTCATCACGGCTTACGCCTCCCTGGACACGGCCCTGGAGGCCCTCCGGATGCACGCCCGGGACTACCTCATCAAGCCCTTCGACCTCAACGAGCTCGTCCTCCGGGTCCGCCGCTGTCTGGAGGAATATCAACTGTGGCGGGAGAACTGGTTCCTCCGCCAGCAGGTCCGTCAGCTCCAGATGCCGTCCGAGCTGGTCTTCGAGAGTCCGGCCATGAAGTCGGTCCTCGACCTCGTCCAGCGGATCGCCATGACGCCCCACACGGTCCTCATCACGGGCGAAAGCGGGGTCGGCAAGGAGGTCATCGCCCGCTTGATCCACGAGACGAGCCACCGGGCTGGTCCCTTCGTGTCCATCAACTGCGCGGCCGTCCCGGCGACCCTCCTGGAGACGGAACTCTTCGGCCACGTTAAGGGTGCCTTCACGGGGGCCGTCACCCACAAGAAGGGCCTCTTCGAGGTCGCCAACGGCGGGACCCTCCTGCTGGACGAGGTCGGCGAGCTCCCCATGGAAGTTCAACCCAAGCTCCTGCGGGCCATCGAGCACCGGACGATCCGTCCCATCGGGGCGACCCACGAGGTCGAGGTCGACGTCCGCTTAATTGCGGCGACGAATCAGGACCTGCAGGCCCGTGTCCAGAGCGGCCAGTTTCGGGAAGACCTGTTTTATCGCCTTCACGTCTTTCACGTCCGGGTCCCGCCCCTCCGGGAACGTCGGGAAGACATCCTGCCCCTGGCCGAGATGTTCCTGCGGAAACACAGCCGCCTCGTCCAACACCCGATCCGTCGCCTGGCCCCAGAGACCCAGAGGGTCTTCCTGGAGTACCCCTGGCCGGGCAACGTGCGGGAGCTGGAAAATACTATCGTGCGAGCCGTCCTCATGGAGGCTCACGACGAGCTCCACCCCCACGCCCTGCCCTCCGAGATCCTCCAGAAGGCCGTCGGGATAGCCGTCCCCGTAGGTCCGCCCGACACACTCCCCGAGGGTCTCGACCTGGACGCCTACGTCGAACAGGTCCGCCGCCGTTTCATCGAGCAGGCCCTCCGGAAGACCCGGGGGTCCCGCAAGCGGGCGGCCGAGCTCCTCCGGATCCCGGTCCGGTCGCTGAAGTACTACATGCGGAAGTACGGCCTCTCGGCCCGCCAGTTCCGGACATGA
- the pckA gene encoding Phosphoenolpyruvate carboxykinase (ATP), which translates to MYPTKARLPRRFPRPTWVNPLPEELRALARPEERTTAYGAPSYVTRFRSRSASFTKNTVDDPITDADLRAVEDVVESFPRREWIQLDRWIGEDPRFRVHARLYVPREYARIAFGWGQLLVPAPADAEPDVVTVNVPDWPERRILVDPLERVNYLMGTDYIGETKMSFLRLWMYLWKERGALGFHAGSKVLRLRDTPRWQLFFGLSGTGKTTLTNHTLGLPPGKVFLIQDDIVAWRPDGLCLGSENRGLYVKTEGLTPESQPAIYHAATRPSAILENVWVGPDGRVDFGNYELTTNGRAVILLEELPNAAPSIDAPRVDQIFFITRNPLVPALARLDHAQAAVAFMLGESVETSAGDPSRAGQAVRVVGTNPFIIGPPQDEGNAFLAMLEKASHVECYLVNTGSLGEGGRSRKIQLEETVALLRAVAEGSVTWVYDRDLRLEVPASAPGVPVEALHPRAYYKPDEFQERLAQLRADRRAWLDRFPGLRRDIVEALY; encoded by the coding sequence GTGTATCCGACGAAAGCTCGCCTTCCCCGGCGGTTTCCCCGGCCGACGTGGGTAAATCCCCTGCCCGAGGAGCTTCGGGCCCTGGCCCGTCCTGAAGAACGGACGACGGCTTACGGGGCCCCCAGCTACGTCACCCGCTTTCGAAGCCGTTCGGCCAGCTTTACCAAGAACACCGTCGACGACCCCATCACCGACGCCGACCTGAGGGCCGTCGAAGACGTCGTAGAGAGCTTTCCCCGGCGGGAGTGGATCCAGCTCGACCGCTGGATCGGCGAGGACCCCCGCTTCCGGGTCCACGCCCGCTTGTACGTCCCCCGCGAGTATGCCCGTATCGCCTTCGGATGGGGCCAGCTCCTCGTGCCGGCGCCGGCCGACGCCGAGCCCGACGTCGTGACCGTCAACGTCCCGGACTGGCCTGAGCGCCGTATCCTCGTCGACCCCCTCGAGCGGGTCAACTACCTGATGGGGACGGACTACATCGGCGAGACGAAGATGTCGTTTCTGCGGCTGTGGATGTACCTCTGGAAGGAGCGGGGTGCCCTGGGCTTTCACGCCGGGAGCAAGGTCTTGCGCCTTCGGGACACCCCCCGGTGGCAACTGTTTTTCGGCCTGAGCGGGACGGGCAAGACGACGCTGACGAACCACACCCTGGGCCTCCCGCCCGGTAAGGTCTTCCTCATCCAGGACGACATCGTCGCCTGGCGCCCGGACGGCCTCTGTCTGGGAAGCGAAAACCGGGGCCTATACGTCAAGACCGAGGGTCTGACGCCCGAATCCCAGCCGGCCATCTACCATGCGGCCACGCGCCCGTCGGCCATCCTCGAAAATGTATGGGTCGGCCCCGACGGCCGGGTCGACTTTGGCAACTACGAGCTGACGACCAACGGCCGGGCCGTCATCCTCTTGGAGGAGCTTCCCAATGCGGCGCCCAGCATCGATGCGCCGCGGGTCGACCAAATCTTCTTTATTACCCGGAATCCCCTGGTCCCGGCCCTGGCCCGGCTGGACCACGCTCAGGCGGCCGTCGCCTTTATGCTGGGCGAGTCGGTCGAGACGAGCGCCGGCGACCCGAGTCGGGCCGGTCAGGCCGTCCGGGTCGTCGGGACGAATCCCTTCATCATCGGGCCTCCGCAGGACGAGGGGAACGCCTTCCTGGCCATGTTGGAGAAGGCGTCCCACGTCGAGTGTTACCTCGTCAACACGGGGTCCCTCGGGGAAGGCGGGCGGTCTCGGAAAATCCAGCTGGAGGAGACGGTCGCCCTCCTGCGGGCCGTGGCCGAGGGTTCGGTGACGTGGGTGTACGACCGGGACCTGCGGCTGGAGGTCCCGGCGTCAGCTCCCGGCGTCCCCGTCGAGGCGCTCCACCCGAGGGCGTACTACAAGCCGGACGAGTTCCAAGAACGGCTGGCTCAGCTTCGGGCCGACCGGCGGGCCTGGCTCGACCGCTTTCCGGGCCTCCGCCGGGACATCGTCGAGGCGCTGTATTGA
- the yqgF gene encoding Putative pre-16S rRNA nuclease — protein MGLDLGLRWWGVSLSDVDRRTARPLAVLPASDRPACVRRIQAWVRDYSVSRIIIGLPLYEGRWTRTTETVFVQAGYLRRRLRGLAIGFVDESETSQDARLYTAAGERDDAWAAAFILQRALDDPAAVWSWDDVRSLRRRSSGSDPSSASGTRDPGAQLPDS, from the coding sequence ATGGGTTTGGACCTGGGCCTCCGATGGTGGGGCGTGAGCCTGTCGGACGTCGACCGCAGGACGGCTCGGCCCCTCGCCGTCTTGCCGGCGTCGGACCGCCCGGCCTGCGTCCGCCGGATTCAGGCGTGGGTCCGGGACTACAGCGTGAGCCGGATCATCATCGGCCTGCCCTTGTACGAGGGTCGGTGGACGCGTACGACCGAGACGGTATTTGTCCAAGCCGGCTATCTGCGTCGGCGCTTACGTGGCCTGGCGATAGGATTTGTCGACGAAAGTGAAACTTCCCAGGACGCTCGGCTTTACACGGCCGCCGGCGAGCGGGACGACGCCTGGGCGGCGGCGTTCATCCTTCAGCGGGCCCTGGACGACCCGGCGGCGGTATGGTCCTGGGATGACGTCCGGTCCCTCCGCCGCCGGTCGTCCGGTAGTGACCCATCATCGGCGTCGGGGACCCGAGACCCGGGTGCCCAGCTTCCGGACTCCTAA